The following are encoded in a window of Mycoplasmopsis verecunda genomic DNA:
- a CDS encoding pyrimidine-nucleoside phosphorylase: MRVVDIIEKKRLNKELTNEEIKFLITSYVKNETPDYQMSAFLMAVMFNGMNAREIATMTKYMMHSGEVMDLSAIPGIKVDKHSTGGIGDKTTLAVAPIVAACGAPVAKMSGRGLGHTGGTIDKLESIPGFTVELTEKQFIDQVKKHGIAVIGQSAQLVPADKKLYALRDVTSTVESIPLIASSIMSKKLATGSNAILLDVKCGNGAFMKNLESARELARTMISIGKELNVDVRAEITNMSRPIGREIGNKNEVLEAIWTLQGKGPKDFNELVYSSCATILEQAQIAKTHEQAQAMVKEAIESGKALDKFYEFVAVQHGDVEALKSPDFWNPKYKLEVISEHEGFLEIFDALTFGIVSMKLGAGRKTKEDSIDFEAGVTLNKKTNEYVKKGDVLFTLYSSNPIDPELVEELKNGYKFNQTEVENKIILDRLK, translated from the coding sequence ATGCGTGTAGTAGATATTATCGAAAAAAAACGTTTAAATAAAGAATTAACTAATGAAGAAATTAAATTCTTAATTACATCATATGTTAAAAATGAAACACCAGATTATCAAATGTCTGCATTTCTTATGGCTGTTATGTTTAATGGAATGAATGCTAGAGAAATTGCAACAATGACAAAATACATGATGCATTCTGGTGAGGTTATGGATTTATCAGCTATTCCGGGAATTAAAGTTGATAAACACTCAACAGGTGGAATCGGAGATAAAACTACACTTGCTGTAGCTCCAATTGTTGCCGCTTGTGGAGCACCTGTTGCTAAAATGTCAGGTAGAGGATTAGGTCACACAGGTGGTACAATTGATAAACTTGAATCAATTCCTGGATTTACAGTTGAATTAACAGAAAAACAATTTATTGATCAAGTTAAAAAACATGGTATTGCTGTTATTGGGCAAAGTGCTCAACTAGTGCCTGCTGATAAAAAATTATATGCATTAAGAGACGTGACATCAACAGTGGAATCTATTCCATTAATTGCTTCATCTATAATGTCTAAAAAATTAGCAACAGGATCAAATGCTATATTACTTGATGTTAAGTGTGGTAATGGTGCATTTATGAAAAACCTAGAATCAGCTCGTGAATTAGCTCGTACAATGATTAGTATTGGTAAAGAGTTAAATGTTGATGTAAGAGCTGAAATTACCAACATGTCTAGACCAATTGGTAGAGAGATCGGTAACAAAAATGAAGTGCTTGAAGCTATTTGAACTCTTCAAGGTAAAGGGCCTAAAGATTTCAATGAATTAGTTTATTCTTCATGTGCTACTATATTAGAACAAGCACAAATTGCTAAAACACATGAACAAGCTCAAGCAATGGTTAAAGAAGCCATTGAATCAGGTAAAGCACTCGATAAATTCTATGAATTCGTTGCTGTTCAACACGGTGATGTTGAAGCATTAAAATCACCTGATTTTTGAAATCCTAAATATAAACTCGAAGTTATTTCAGAACATGAAGGATTTTTAGAAATTTTTGATGCTTTAACATTCGGAATTGTTTCTATGAAATTAGGTGCTGGTAGAAAAACAAAAGAAGATTCAATTGATTTTGAAGCCGGTGTTACACTTAACAAGAAAACAAATGAATATGTTAAAAAAGGTGATGTATTATTCACTTTATATTCATCAAATCCAATCGATCCTGAATTAGTTGAAGAACTTAAAAACGGATATAAATTTAACCAAACTGAAGTTGAAAATAAAATTATTTTAGATAGATTAAAATAA
- the deoD gene encoding purine-nucleoside phosphorylase codes for MTPHIGAKKEDIAKTVIMPGDPLRAKFIAETYLDPGYRLVNTVRNMFMFTGTYKGKPITIAASGMGCPSIGIYSYELFKFYDVDRIVRIGSAGSYKADLGLYEVVLASEAFADADAFRRIALGKEGNIALPSAKLNEEIKAIAEENGTPLTVGRVHSSDVFYSVIPVEQRIEATQSLCVEMESFALFTNAEATGKEAACLLTISDNIITHEETSAEERQFAFTKMMEIALKLAR; via the coding sequence ATGACACCACACATAGGTGCGAAAAAAGAAGATATCGCTAAAACAGTTATTATGCCAGGAGACCCATTAAGAGCAAAATTTATTGCTGAAACTTACTTAGATCCTGGTTACAGACTTGTAAACACAGTTAGAAATATGTTTATGTTCACAGGAACATACAAAGGAAAACCAATCACTATCGCAGCAAGTGGTATGGGATGTCCTTCAATCGGAATTTATTCATACGAATTATTCAAATTTTACGATGTTGACAGAATCGTTAGAATTGGATCAGCCGGATCATATAAAGCTGATTTAGGATTATACGAAGTTGTTTTAGCTTCAGAGGCTTTCGCTGATGCTGATGCATTCAGAAGAATTGCTTTAGGAAAAGAAGGAAATATTGCATTACCTTCAGCTAAATTAAACGAAGAAATTAAAGCTATTGCTGAAGAAAACGGAACACCACTTACAGTTGGTAGAGTTCACTCTTCTGACGTATTTTACTCAGTTATTCCAGTAGAACAAAGAATTGAAGCAACACAATCATTATGTGTTGAAATGGAATCATTTGCTTTATTTACAAATGCTGAAGCAACAGGAAAAGAAGCTGCTTGTTTATTAACAATTAGTGACAACATTATTACTCACGAAGAAACATCAGCTGAAGAACGTCAATTTGCTTTCACAAAAATGATGGAGATTGCTCTTAAATTAGCAAGATAA
- the deoD gene encoding purine-nucleoside phosphorylase: MTPHISAKKGEIAKTVIMPGDPLRAKYIAETYLDPGFKLVSSVRNAYIFTGTYKGRPISIATSGMGITSMGIYAYELFMVYDVDRIIRTGSAGSYDANLKLYEIVVPNEAISDSGSFRRLLLGKEEKLSHPSEKLRQEIIEIAKKQGKEVKEGRVHTTDSFYSILSIPDRIAETNAVCVENEAHALFTVAEALGKDAAAIVTISENWVTHDQTSAEQRQFTFNKMMEIALDLAK; encoded by the coding sequence ATGACACCACACATAAGTGCTAAAAAAGGCGAAATAGCGAAAACAGTTATTATGCCAGGGGATCCATTAAGAGCAAAATATATTGCTGAAACTTATTTAGATCCCGGGTTTAAATTAGTAAGTAGTGTAAGAAATGCATATATATTTACTGGAACTTATAAAGGTAGACCTATATCAATCGCAACAAGTGGTATGGGGATTACTTCAATGGGTATTTATGCATATGAGTTATTCATGGTATATGATGTTGATAGAATTATTAGAACCGGTTCAGCTGGTTCATATGATGCAAATTTAAAATTATACGAAATAGTTGTACCAAATGAAGCCATATCAGATTCTGGCTCATTTAGAAGATTGCTTTTAGGTAAGGAAGAAAAACTTTCACATCCATCAGAAAAATTAAGACAAGAAATAATAGAAATAGCAAAAAAACAAGGTAAAGAAGTTAAAGAAGGAAGAGTTCATACAACTGACTCATTTTATTCAATCCTAAGTATTCCTGATCGTATTGCTGAAACTAATGCAGTCTGTGTTGAAAATGAAGCTCATGCATTATTTACTGTAGCCGAAGCTTTAGGGAAAGATGCAGCAGCTATTGTTACAATAAGTGAAAATTGAGTAACACATGACCAAACTTCAGCAGAACAACGTCAATTTACTTTTAATAAAATGATGGAAATAGCACTTGATTTAGCAAAATAA
- a CDS encoding endonuclease codes for MTYIKTHDKIYFGYTDKTIGTARRNNRIDFLVLKPEFNGTALQIANATDPTFESKSGPRPNADINYQFNDATNELTFSYKLVVRNQDKSFTYSNNVYTSTVVLTITNKTDKTSDGSDKTTRPEIPVVIPTKLAKYKYVYDNTNNYYKDADGKSGRELFDALLRIQQKHRGNQGYDHIKEVYNETNAFKDKYYENDGTMLDIYSENPSGTDPYTYRIYDGSGANQEGQGMNREHVIPQSWFNREATRRADIQHIFPTDIKVNAVRSNYPHDEVTSEIKYTSENGGKLGKNSLNKTSFEPIDEFKGDIARAYLYFLVTYGGDDKKDGAVALRNKNGSQVFETSYPYMNNHYLNVYLKWNAYDAVSQFDVVRNNEIIKSGHQSSRNPFIDYPDLADSLFGQNPKPFVNKGVLKEAIPLTESN; via the coding sequence ATGACTTATATTAAAACACACGACAAAATTTATTTTGGATATACAGATAAAACTATAGGGACTGCTAGAAGAAATAATAGAATAGACTTTTTAGTCTTAAAACCTGAATTTAATGGTACAGCATTACAAATAGCAAATGCAACTGATCCAACATTTGAAAGTAAAAGTGGGCCACGACCTAATGCTGATATCAATTATCAATTTAATGATGCTACTAATGAATTAACATTTTCATATAAACTAGTAGTTAGAAATCAAGATAAATCATTCACATATTCTAACAATGTTTATACATCAACAGTTGTTTTAACAATTACTAACAAAACTGATAAAACATCAGATGGTTCAGATAAAACAACCAGACCAGAAATACCTGTTGTAATTCCAACTAAGTTAGCTAAATATAAATATGTATATGATAATACAAATAACTATTATAAAGATGCAGATGGAAAAAGTGGCAGAGAATTATTTGATGCATTATTGAGAATACAACAAAAACATCGTGGTAATCAAGGATATGATCACATCAAAGAAGTTTATAATGAAACAAATGCATTTAAAGATAAATATTATGAAAATGATGGAACAATGTTGGATATTTATTCAGAAAACCCTAGCGGAACTGATCCATACACATATCGTATATATGATGGTTCCGGTGCTAACCAAGAAGGACAAGGAATGAATAGAGAACATGTTATTCCACAATCATGATTTAATAGAGAAGCAACTAGAAGAGCTGATATTCAGCACATATTCCCAACAGATATCAAAGTTAATGCTGTTCGTTCAAATTACCCACATGATGAAGTAACAAGCGAAATTAAATATACATCAGAAAATGGTGGAAAATTAGGTAAGAATTCATTGAATAAAACATCATTTGAACCAATTGATGAATTCAAAGGTGATATTGCAAGAGCTTATTTATACTTCTTAGTAACATATGGTGGAGATGATAAAAAAGATGGAGCAGTTGCTTTAAGAAATAAAAATGGTTCTCAAGTATTCGAAACAAGTTACCCATACATGAATAATCATTATTTAAATGTTTACTTAAAATGAAATGCTTATGATGCCGTATCACAATTTGATGTTGTAAGAAATAATGAGATAATTAAATCTGGACACCAATCATCTAGAAATCCATTTATTGATTATCCTGATTTAGCTGATAGTTTATTTGGACAAAATCCAAAACCTTTTGTTAATAAAGGTGTATTAAAAGAAGCTATTCCATTAACAGAAAGTAACTAA
- a CDS encoding Sua5/YciO/YrdC/YwlC family protein: MQNNKYQDIIICTTDTVCGIGGPVNNNTLELLYELKNRPKNKKIMILVGSLEQARQFKQWNEQATKLAEEKWPGAVSIIVNDQGFRMPNCPTLQQYLITNGPIYMTSANLSGQETLSIDQVANVFPMVKNIFAFCSPSGKPSDIYNLDTNDVIIREK; encoded by the coding sequence ATGCAAAATAACAAATATCAAGATATCATAATTTGCACAACAGATACTGTTTGTGGTATCGGCGGACCAGTTAATAACAATACATTAGAATTGCTTTATGAGTTAAAAAACAGACCTAAAAATAAAAAAATAATGATTCTTGTCGGCTCATTAGAACAAGCAAGGCAATTTAAACAGTGAAATGAGCAAGCGACTAAGTTAGCAGAAGAAAAATGACCTGGTGCAGTAAGTATTATTGTTAATGATCAAGGGTTTAGAATGCCAAATTGTCCAACGTTACAGCAATATTTAATTACAAATGGTCCTATATACATGACTAGCGCTAATTTATCAGGTCAAGAAACTTTATCCATAGATCAAGTTGCAAATGTATTTCCAATGGTTAAAAATATTTTTGCTTTTTGTTCACCATCAGGTAAGCCAAGTGATATATATAATCTAGATACTAACGATGTAATTATTCGAGAGAAATAA